A section of the Acipenser ruthenus chromosome 39, fAciRut3.2 maternal haplotype, whole genome shotgun sequence genome encodes:
- the LOC117969035 gene encoding uncharacterized protein LOC117969035 isoform X2, protein MGSGRASPLGGDVDLCGLDNQIEGILEMWKIGDDSPGLKEPWSHPGGSSDVGRVTDGEILERNGDWTMTISSERQLLTERRVPGIPAHRDPFTSCLTRHFCILQDRDLKRNRSLTALEGMIERQIREERKQRRVEELHFGNAVGSASQSVTVLPGTLECQRAGERAVREEELQQWQGDSVVFSDCSAHFELSESEGEGQLAKGECFENVSESGMGPVSVNHMEGLNYLKPQPVGESGDLLPSGSFSLLKLEEMLIQQKPAPQLCVVTNNRAARECTGRWAPKLEDDGARCNENSVKTPGIRNNVASEKDHISSVKAEETYLAPLQEIVIPEDDIRREKVYPLASLKNNPRDVKSPEKDTLPENEVQIVKVSPEEDFKVFRLADDVISTPEDDVISTPEDDVIVVGVLNKGLSTQNDDLTSAKDQNGSTAFSEDTIVLKVQKDLTSVKPTNDLQHVVTDSPQSSCVLPKTDDTTATDPADGSSSLPGGFTVSQESNDTCVRVSEYTTGLQEDEVTGISIPSDHISSQKDPTPLKPSDHDCVASEDVIFVCDVNLKTDAAGSKHKGSGFVSKRDDVVVVLSKGTVSENDGVPCVLNDPTTSQADKPTTAGMLEKGIASQNNNLLSGSITNKSSQKADASANSFKNDVVFSKDDMTVNICSARTQKDLSTAGKLESEVLNQTIPENVSTPDFTAVGDSSRSQGGDAEVLALQPMLEKDAVSLKSSRAPGHVLLHKVDVLCANAQENATFQNDFPNITIQKDVSKKSARVSENAITNLTNYVHSFKVLNDRAMSKPDGTHGARVFRSHVTGVSIPKACRTDLRAAAVERQSPGDGSSQGKRCPGAGVEGISRKWTSVDANQKRARVASDWSNTLGEEKFMPKVSFHPTTPPPGRPSSQDPQKRSFEDSVTNTGVPSAKKLCTVESILEVGRDETLKYSSKPSRGVVASARQLQNAQEATKDGTSTQTYRAGDHSNGSRTVRDGFAMLGHSASVLKFTKEQREISESLNFRSQGMKRDWMSIPKQESTGELRTVSHHRKDQSRATRERLRVPWDDVAVMGNVSSMVLTEKSRALDPAASRALVDRTAESLRNAHKYVTPLKREPQQTSRESRERQCLGRGSVPVEEELSPSAPLLGPSSLEQLNRMLTRAGWDVPGSGDRALQKAESSSVSYRASMHDCEARLPGDRTPEQIESLFLGSRSPHQAEHLFSGGQASEDRTQRQVESELFGDSAPGSRLLLQGAHSSMGRARQQPMRLHLSSGSGLRIRVAQGAELEMVMPDGAELTIDFPAAQGSATNETGRAYKEDAEEGPRWVN, encoded by the exons ATGGGCAGTGGCCGGGCCTCCCCACTTGGGGGCGATGTGGATCTGTGCGGACTGGACAATCAGATAGAGGGCATTCTGGAAATGTGGAAGATAGGAGATGACAGCCCCGGTCTAAAGGAGCCTTGGAGTCACCCAG GTGGAAGTTCAGATGTTGGTCGTGTTACAGACGGAGAGATCCTAGAACGGAATGGGGACTGGACAATGACCATCTCCTCAGAAAGGCAGCTACTCACTGAGAGGCGAGTGCCGGGGATCCCAGCTCACAGAGATCCCTTTACTTCG TGCCTCACCCGCCACTTCTGTATCCTG CAGGACAGAGATCTAAAGAGAAACCGAAGCCTGACAGCACTGGAGGGAATGATTGAGCGACAGATTCGAGAGGAGAGGAAACAAAGGAGAGTGGAGGAGCTTCA TTTTGGGAATGCTGTCGGCAGCGCATCCCAGAGTGTGACCGTGCTGCCGGGAACGCTGGAGTGTCAGAGAGCTGGAGAACGAGCGGTCAGAGAGGAGGAGCTGCA GCAATGGCAGGGGGATAGCGTCGTCTTCTCAGATTGCTCTGCTCACTTTGAATTGTctgagagcgagggagagggacAGCTGGCCAAAGG GGAGTGCTTTGAGAACGTTTCTGAAAGTGGGATGGGGCCAGTGAGTGTAAATCACATGGAAGGATTGAACTACCTGAAGCCACAGCCTGTGGGAGAGAGCGGGGATTTACTTCCCTCTGGATCCTTTAGTCTCCTGAAGCTGGAGGAGATGCTGATCCAGCAAAAGCCAGCGCCGCAGTTGTGTGTTGTCACAAACAACAGAGCTGCCAGGGAATGTACTGGGAGGTGGGCTCCGAAACTGGAAGATGATggtgccaggtgtaatgaaaattCTGTGAAGACTCCTGGAATTCGAAATAATGTTGCATCTGAGAAAGACCATATCTCGAGTGTCAAAGCTGAAGAAACATATTTGGCTCCTCTTCAAGAGATTGTCATACCTGAAGACGATATCAGAAGAGAGAAAGTTTATCCTCTAGCATCTCTGAAGAATAATCCCAGAGATGTGAAAAGCCCAGAAAAAGATACATTACCTGAGAATGAAGTACAAATTGTTAAAGTTTCACCTGAAGAGGATTTTAAAGTTTTTAGACTGGCCGATGATGTCATCTCTACTCCTGAAGACGATGTCATCTCTACTCCTGAAGATGATGTCATAGTTGTGGGAGTTCTTAATAAAGGTCTCTCAACTCAGAATGATGACCTGACAAGTGCCAAAGATCAAAATGGCAGCACTGCATTTTCTGAAGATACGATAGTTTTAAAAGTTCAGAAAGATCTCACAAGTGTGAAACCTACAAATGACCTCCAGCATGTTGTGACTGACAGCCCTCAATCTTCTTGTGTCTTGCCAAAGACTGATGACACGACTGCTACTGAtccagcagatggcagcagttCACTTCCAGGTGGTTTTACAGTTTCACAGGAAAGTAATGACACTTGTGTAAGAGTCTCAGAATATACAACTGGGTTGCAGGAAGATGAAGTCACCGGTATTTCAATTCCAAGTGATCATATCTCATCACAGAAAGATCCGACACCTTTAAAACCTTCTGACCACGACTGCGTAGCTTCTGAAGACGTCATATTTGTCTGTGACGTCAACTTAAAGACTGATGCTGCTGGTTCCAAACATAAAGGTTCTGGTTTTGTTTCAAAGAGAGATGATGTCGTGGTGGTTCTAAGCAAAGGTACGGTGTCTGAAAACGATGGTGTCCCTTGTGTTCTAAATGACCCCACCACATCGCAAGCAGATAAACCCACAACTGCCGGTATGCTGGAAAAGGGTATTGCGTCACAAAATAACAATTTGCTAAGTGGCAGCATTACAAATAAGAGTTCACAGAAAGCTGATGCAAGTGCCAACAGTTTCAAAAATGACGTTGTTTTTTCTAAAGATGACATGACTGTTAACATCTGCAGTGCCAGGACTCAGAAAGATCTATCAACAGCTGGTAAGCTTGAGAGTGAAGTCCTTAATCAGACCATTCCAGAAAACGTGTCTACTCCTGATTTCACAGCTGTCGGAGATAGCAGCAGGTCACAAGGAGGTGATGCTGAAGTTCTCGCATTGCAGCCCATGCTGGAAAAGGACGCTGTCTCCCTGAAGAGTTCCAGAGCTCCGGGTCATGTTCTGCTGCACAAAGTGGATGTGTTGTGTGCTAATGCTCAAGAAAATGCCACCTTCCAAAATGATTTCCCAAACATTACAATCCAAAAAGACGTATCAAAGAAAAGTGCCAGAGTTTCAGAAAATGCCATTACAAATCTTACAAATTATGTCCACAGTTTCAAAGTTCTAAACGACAGAGCCATGTCAAAGCCTGATGGCACCCATGGTGCCCGAGTTTTCAGAAGTCATGTCACAGGTGTGTCAATCCCAAAGGCCTGTAGGACGGATCTGAGGGCTGCCGCTGTTGAAAGACAGAGTCCAGGGGATGGCAGCAGCCAGGGTAAAAGATGCCCAGGAGCAGGAGTTGAGGGGATCAGCAGGAAATGGACTTCGGTGGATGCCAACCAAAAGAGGGCAAGGGTGGCATCAGACTGGAGCAATACAT tggGAGAAGAGAAGTTTATGCCCAAGGTCAGTTTTCACCCCACCACCCCTCCTCCAGGTCGACCCTCTAGTCAAGACCCCCAGAAGCGCTCGTTTGAGGACAGCGTTACCAATACAGGGGTCCCATCAGCTAAGAAACTGTGCACTGTGGAGAGCATCCTGGAAGTAGGAAGAGATGAAACTCTCAAATATTCTAGCAAGCCATCTCGGGGTGTGGTGGCTTCAGCTAGGCAGCTGCAGAATGCACAAGAGGCAACAAAAGATGGGACGAGCACACAAACATACAGAGCTGGAGACCACAGTAATGGGAGTAGAACTGTAAGAGACGGGTTTGCAATGCTGGGGCACTCTGCCAGTGTGTTGAAATTCACTAAAGAACAGAGAGAGATTTCTGAATCGCTCAACTTCAGAAGTCAGGGAATGAAAAGAGATTGGATGAGCATTCCAAAACAGGAATCAACTGGAGAGCTGAGAACGGTGTCTCATCATCGTAAAGACCAGTCCAGAGCAACAAGAGAAAGGCTCAGGGTACCTTGGGATGACGTGGCAGTGATGGGGAATGTCTCCAGCATGGTGTTAACTGAGAAGTCTAGAGCTTTAGATCCTGCTGCTTCTAGAGCGCTTGTTGATAGAACAGCAGAAAGTCTGAGGAACGCACACAAATATGTGACTCCGCTGAAAAGAGAGCCACAGCAGACCAGCAGGGAGTCCAGAGAAAGGCAGTGTTTGGGGAGAGGCAGTGTGCCAGTAGAGGAGGAGTTGAGCCCCTCTGCCCCACTGCTGGGTCCCAGCAGTCTGGAGCAACTGAACAGGATGTTAACCAGGGCGGGCTGGGATGTGCCAGGCTCTGGGGATAGGGCTTTGCAGAAAGCAGAATCTTCATCAGTTAGTTACAGGGCCTCGATGCATGATTGTGAGGCGAGACTCCCTGGGGACAGAACCCCAGAACAAATAGAGTCTCTGTTCTTGGGGAGCAGGTCCCCTCACCAAGCAGAACATCTATTTTCTGGAGGCCAGGCCTCTGAAGATAGGACCCAAAGGCAGGTGGAATCAGAGCTGTTTGGGGACAGCGCCCCAGGGAGCAGGCTCTTATTACAGGGAGCTCACAGCTCCATGGGAAGGGCTCGACAGCAGCCCATGAGACTCCACCTCTCATCTGGGTCAGGACTCCGGATCAGAGTGGCTCAGGGGGCTGAGCTGGAGATGGTTATGCCAGACGGGGCAGAGCTTACCATTGATTTTCCTGCGGCACAGGGCAGTGCTACAAATGAAACTGGCAGGGCCTACAAAGAAGATGCTGAGGAAGGGCCAAGATGGGTAAACTGA
- the LOC117969035 gene encoding uncharacterized protein LOC117969035 isoform X3 produces MGSGRASPLGGDVDLCGLDNQIEGILEMWKIGDDSPGLKEPWSHPGGSSDVGRVTDGEILERNGDWTMTISSERQLLTERRVPGIPAHRDPFTSQDRDLKRNRSLTALEGMIERQIREERKQRRVEELHSFGNAVGSASQSVTVLPGTLECQRAGERAVREEELQQWQGDSVVFSDCSAHFELSESEGEGQLAKGECFENVSESGMGPVSVNHMEGLNYLKPQPVGESGDLLPSGSFSLLKLEEMLIQQKPAPQLCVVTNNRAARECTGRWAPKLEDDGARCNENSVKTPGIRNNVASEKDHISSVKAEETYLAPLQEIVIPEDDIRREKVYPLASLKNNPRDVKSPEKDTLPENEVQIVKVSPEEDFKVFRLADDVISTPEDDVISTPEDDVIVVGVLNKGLSTQNDDLTSAKDQNGSTAFSEDTIVLKVQKDLTSVKPTNDLQHVVTDSPQSSCVLPKTDDTTATDPADGSSSLPGGFTVSQESNDTCVRVSEYTTGLQEDEVTGISIPSDHISSQKDPTPLKPSDHDCVASEDVIFVCDVNLKTDAAGSKHKGSGFVSKRDDVVVVLSKGTVSENDGVPCVLNDPTTSQADKPTTAGMLEKGIASQNNNLLSGSITNKSSQKADASANSFKNDVVFSKDDMTVNICSARTQKDLSTAGKLESEVLNQTIPENVSTPDFTAVGDSSRSQGGDAEVLALQPMLEKDAVSLKSSRAPGHVLLHKVDVLCANAQENATFQNDFPNITIQKDVSKKSARVSENAITNLTNYVHSFKVLNDRAMSKPDGTHGARVFRSHVTGVSIPKACRTDLRAAAVERQSPGDGSSQGKRCPGAGVEGISRKWTSVDANQKRARVASDWSNTLGEEKFMPKVSFHPTTPPPGRPSSQDPQKRSFEDSVTNTGVPSAKKLCTVESILEVGRDETLKYSSKPSRGVVASARQLQNAQEATKDGTSTQTYRAGDHSNGSRTVRDGFAMLGHSASVLKFTKEQREISESLNFRSQGMKRDWMSIPKQESTGELRTVSHHRKDQSRATRERLRVPWDDVAVMGNVSSMVLTEKSRALDPAASRALVDRTAESLRNAHKYVTPLKREPQQTSRESRERQCLGRGSVPVEEELSPSAPLLGPSSLEQLNRMLTRAGWDVPGSGDRALQKAESSSVSYRASMHDCEARLPGDRTPEQIESLFLGSRSPHQAEHLFSGGQASEDRTQRQVESELFGDSAPGSRLLLQGAHSSMGRARQQPMRLHLSSGSGLRIRVAQGAELEMVMPDGAELTIDFPAAQGSATNETGRAYKEDAEEGPRWVN; encoded by the exons ATGGGCAGTGGCCGGGCCTCCCCACTTGGGGGCGATGTGGATCTGTGCGGACTGGACAATCAGATAGAGGGCATTCTGGAAATGTGGAAGATAGGAGATGACAGCCCCGGTCTAAAGGAGCCTTGGAGTCACCCAG GTGGAAGTTCAGATGTTGGTCGTGTTACAGACGGAGAGATCCTAGAACGGAATGGGGACTGGACAATGACCATCTCCTCAGAAAGGCAGCTACTCACTGAGAGGCGAGTGCCGGGGATCCCAGCTCACAGAGATCCCTTTACTTCG CAGGACAGAGATCTAAAGAGAAACCGAAGCCTGACAGCACTGGAGGGAATGATTGAGCGACAGATTCGAGAGGAGAGGAAACAAAGGAGAGTGGAGGAGCTTCA CAGTTTTGGGAATGCTGTCGGCAGCGCATCCCAGAGTGTGACCGTGCTGCCGGGAACGCTGGAGTGTCAGAGAGCTGGAGAACGAGCGGTCAGAGAGGAGGAGCTGCA GCAATGGCAGGGGGATAGCGTCGTCTTCTCAGATTGCTCTGCTCACTTTGAATTGTctgagagcgagggagagggacAGCTGGCCAAAGG GGAGTGCTTTGAGAACGTTTCTGAAAGTGGGATGGGGCCAGTGAGTGTAAATCACATGGAAGGATTGAACTACCTGAAGCCACAGCCTGTGGGAGAGAGCGGGGATTTACTTCCCTCTGGATCCTTTAGTCTCCTGAAGCTGGAGGAGATGCTGATCCAGCAAAAGCCAGCGCCGCAGTTGTGTGTTGTCACAAACAACAGAGCTGCCAGGGAATGTACTGGGAGGTGGGCTCCGAAACTGGAAGATGATggtgccaggtgtaatgaaaattCTGTGAAGACTCCTGGAATTCGAAATAATGTTGCATCTGAGAAAGACCATATCTCGAGTGTCAAAGCTGAAGAAACATATTTGGCTCCTCTTCAAGAGATTGTCATACCTGAAGACGATATCAGAAGAGAGAAAGTTTATCCTCTAGCATCTCTGAAGAATAATCCCAGAGATGTGAAAAGCCCAGAAAAAGATACATTACCTGAGAATGAAGTACAAATTGTTAAAGTTTCACCTGAAGAGGATTTTAAAGTTTTTAGACTGGCCGATGATGTCATCTCTACTCCTGAAGACGATGTCATCTCTACTCCTGAAGATGATGTCATAGTTGTGGGAGTTCTTAATAAAGGTCTCTCAACTCAGAATGATGACCTGACAAGTGCCAAAGATCAAAATGGCAGCACTGCATTTTCTGAAGATACGATAGTTTTAAAAGTTCAGAAAGATCTCACAAGTGTGAAACCTACAAATGACCTCCAGCATGTTGTGACTGACAGCCCTCAATCTTCTTGTGTCTTGCCAAAGACTGATGACACGACTGCTACTGAtccagcagatggcagcagttCACTTCCAGGTGGTTTTACAGTTTCACAGGAAAGTAATGACACTTGTGTAAGAGTCTCAGAATATACAACTGGGTTGCAGGAAGATGAAGTCACCGGTATTTCAATTCCAAGTGATCATATCTCATCACAGAAAGATCCGACACCTTTAAAACCTTCTGACCACGACTGCGTAGCTTCTGAAGACGTCATATTTGTCTGTGACGTCAACTTAAAGACTGATGCTGCTGGTTCCAAACATAAAGGTTCTGGTTTTGTTTCAAAGAGAGATGATGTCGTGGTGGTTCTAAGCAAAGGTACGGTGTCTGAAAACGATGGTGTCCCTTGTGTTCTAAATGACCCCACCACATCGCAAGCAGATAAACCCACAACTGCCGGTATGCTGGAAAAGGGTATTGCGTCACAAAATAACAATTTGCTAAGTGGCAGCATTACAAATAAGAGTTCACAGAAAGCTGATGCAAGTGCCAACAGTTTCAAAAATGACGTTGTTTTTTCTAAAGATGACATGACTGTTAACATCTGCAGTGCCAGGACTCAGAAAGATCTATCAACAGCTGGTAAGCTTGAGAGTGAAGTCCTTAATCAGACCATTCCAGAAAACGTGTCTACTCCTGATTTCACAGCTGTCGGAGATAGCAGCAGGTCACAAGGAGGTGATGCTGAAGTTCTCGCATTGCAGCCCATGCTGGAAAAGGACGCTGTCTCCCTGAAGAGTTCCAGAGCTCCGGGTCATGTTCTGCTGCACAAAGTGGATGTGTTGTGTGCTAATGCTCAAGAAAATGCCACCTTCCAAAATGATTTCCCAAACATTACAATCCAAAAAGACGTATCAAAGAAAAGTGCCAGAGTTTCAGAAAATGCCATTACAAATCTTACAAATTATGTCCACAGTTTCAAAGTTCTAAACGACAGAGCCATGTCAAAGCCTGATGGCACCCATGGTGCCCGAGTTTTCAGAAGTCATGTCACAGGTGTGTCAATCCCAAAGGCCTGTAGGACGGATCTGAGGGCTGCCGCTGTTGAAAGACAGAGTCCAGGGGATGGCAGCAGCCAGGGTAAAAGATGCCCAGGAGCAGGAGTTGAGGGGATCAGCAGGAAATGGACTTCGGTGGATGCCAACCAAAAGAGGGCAAGGGTGGCATCAGACTGGAGCAATACAT tggGAGAAGAGAAGTTTATGCCCAAGGTCAGTTTTCACCCCACCACCCCTCCTCCAGGTCGACCCTCTAGTCAAGACCCCCAGAAGCGCTCGTTTGAGGACAGCGTTACCAATACAGGGGTCCCATCAGCTAAGAAACTGTGCACTGTGGAGAGCATCCTGGAAGTAGGAAGAGATGAAACTCTCAAATATTCTAGCAAGCCATCTCGGGGTGTGGTGGCTTCAGCTAGGCAGCTGCAGAATGCACAAGAGGCAACAAAAGATGGGACGAGCACACAAACATACAGAGCTGGAGACCACAGTAATGGGAGTAGAACTGTAAGAGACGGGTTTGCAATGCTGGGGCACTCTGCCAGTGTGTTGAAATTCACTAAAGAACAGAGAGAGATTTCTGAATCGCTCAACTTCAGAAGTCAGGGAATGAAAAGAGATTGGATGAGCATTCCAAAACAGGAATCAACTGGAGAGCTGAGAACGGTGTCTCATCATCGTAAAGACCAGTCCAGAGCAACAAGAGAAAGGCTCAGGGTACCTTGGGATGACGTGGCAGTGATGGGGAATGTCTCCAGCATGGTGTTAACTGAGAAGTCTAGAGCTTTAGATCCTGCTGCTTCTAGAGCGCTTGTTGATAGAACAGCAGAAAGTCTGAGGAACGCACACAAATATGTGACTCCGCTGAAAAGAGAGCCACAGCAGACCAGCAGGGAGTCCAGAGAAAGGCAGTGTTTGGGGAGAGGCAGTGTGCCAGTAGAGGAGGAGTTGAGCCCCTCTGCCCCACTGCTGGGTCCCAGCAGTCTGGAGCAACTGAACAGGATGTTAACCAGGGCGGGCTGGGATGTGCCAGGCTCTGGGGATAGGGCTTTGCAGAAAGCAGAATCTTCATCAGTTAGTTACAGGGCCTCGATGCATGATTGTGAGGCGAGACTCCCTGGGGACAGAACCCCAGAACAAATAGAGTCTCTGTTCTTGGGGAGCAGGTCCCCTCACCAAGCAGAACATCTATTTTCTGGAGGCCAGGCCTCTGAAGATAGGACCCAAAGGCAGGTGGAATCAGAGCTGTTTGGGGACAGCGCCCCAGGGAGCAGGCTCTTATTACAGGGAGCTCACAGCTCCATGGGAAGGGCTCGACAGCAGCCCATGAGACTCCACCTCTCATCTGGGTCAGGACTCCGGATCAGAGTGGCTCAGGGGGCTGAGCTGGAGATGGTTATGCCAGACGGGGCAGAGCTTACCATTGATTTTCCTGCGGCACAGGGCAGTGCTACAAATGAAACTGGCAGGGCCTACAAAGAAGATGCTGAGGAAGGGCCAAGATGGGTAAACTGA